The nucleotide sequence TAATCATAATGCTTGAACCTGCATTGGTCTTTTGACCTAAGCCATCAATACCTAAGGTGAAAATGGTTGGAAACATGATGGAGTTCATTAATCCGACCGATAAAATCAAGAACATCGCCATAGAACCTTTTGTCATCAATGTTCCAAAAACTAACAACGCGGCAGTGATTGCAAATGCGCCTAATAATCTACCGGGCTTAATGACAGTCAGTAAATACGATCCGATAAACCGACCGATCATTGCACCGCCCCAATAGTATGAGACATAAGCCGCCGCTTGATTCTCGGGCAATCCTGCAATTTCTTCAAGTCCAATAAAGTTTACGAGATAGCTTCCAATTGATACCTCACCGCCGACATAAAGAAAAATGCCTAATGCCCCAAAGGCCAATTGTTTTTCGCGCAGGACTTCTCCAAACGAACTTTCTTCTTTTTCATTTCCCTCGACCGTTGAAATCGTAGGAAGATTAAAAAAAGCCATTGCACCGGCGAGAATGAAAAGCGCAATCGCAAGCCCGATATAAGGAAGTTGAACCAGTGTGGCTTGACTAAGTTTATACATCGACATCGCCTCAGGGGTCATCGCTTGAAGCTCTTCTGCCGTCTTTATTGTGCCGCTCAAAATCAAAAGTCCCCCAACAGCCGGAGCAATCGTGGTTCCAAGGGAATTAAATGCTTGCGCTAAATTTAATCGGCTTGAAGCCGTTTCAGGCTTTCCTAAAACGGAGACATAAGGGTTTGCGGCAACTTGCAAAAGCGTAATTCCCGTTGCCAGTACAAACAGAGCCAAAAGAAAAAAGGGATAGTATAGAAATGCGGCTGCGGGATAAAAAAGCAAAGCACCAACGCCGGCGGTGCTCAGCCCTATTACGATTCCTGATTTGTACCCAACTTTTGCAATGACCTTTCCGGCCGGAAGCGACATAATGAAATAAGCCGAAAAAAATGTGAACTGAACCATTGCCGCTTGCACAAAACTTAGTTCAAAGACCGACTTTAAGTGGGGGATTAAAATATCGTTTAAGCAAGTCAGAAAGCCCCACATAAAGAAGAGCGTTGTTACTGTAATAAAGGCGGGCGTGTAGTTTTTATTTGACTCTTGCGAGAGCGTTTGTGGTTGTGTTCCAATCGGTGAATTCATTGCCGGCCCTTAAGTAGTAGTAAAATTAAAATTGAAGTGAAAGCGAAAGCCATTGCGGCGCGCTCAAGCGTCCGAAGGTTTGATAAGAGTAGTCGAATCGGAAGTTTAGGCCTGCAAGCATATACTTGACCCCAAGTCCAAATGCTAAACCGGTTTCAGCTTCGTTTAAGAAAAGGGTGTTATAACCGACACGAAAATACAGTAAATCATGCCACCCATATTCTGCACCTAAGTTGAAGTATGAATCGTTATCATTCGGTGCAACACCATCAAGTGCAATGATGAGAAGATTCTCATTGTCTTTGATGAGATCATAGGAAAGACCAATCTTAAAGACGAGGGGAAGATTCCAACTTTCAGTACCTAACATCGCGGGGATCCCGTTATTTTCCCCTGCAGCGCCAGTTCCGGAAGACGCGGTAATCAACAGTCCATTGCCGCTCATAGCCATTTGTGTTCCAAAATTATACATTGTTGCCGCAACGCGAAGCCGATCTTCAATATTATAAAGAAGCCCCAAATCAAGCGCGACGCCTTGCGCCGAAGCTCGCCAAATGGATTGGTTGATAAACTTCAAACTTCCTCCAATCGAAAACTGATCGGTGAGTGAAACAGCATAGCTAAATTGAATAGCGAGATCGTTGGTTGAAAAGAATTCGCCCGTGCCATCGGGTTGCGCTTCTGTTGTGCGTTCAATATCTCCTGAACTGAGCAACGTTGCGCCTATTCCAAATGTGCCAAAGCCTGTCTTGGCAGTTAACCCGGCCCAATTGATACTTGTCCCTGCAAGCCACACGGAGTGGACCGATCCGATTTGAAGACCGTCATTTCTTGCAATGCCCGCCGGATTCCAATAGAGCGACATCACATCGGGGCGAGAGGCAATTTGTGCACCGCCCATCGCTACGGCTCTTGGTCCAATCCCAATGCCTAAAAATTGCGCTGCCGTTGTCGCCACTCGCGATTGTGCATGAATCTCTTGACGATTCATTCCACCTATAATCGCAATAATCATTGCGAGGAAGAGTGCTGAAGTTCGTTTCATTCTACCATTAACTTTTAATCTCATCTCACACTCCTCATTTAATTATGGCGAACTTTCCGGTCTTGCTACCAATCCCGGGAGCATCCAAGTAGTAGATGTATAGCCCGTATGCGGCATCTAGCCCATCTCTTGTTCTCAGGTTCCAATACACCGTTCCTTCCAAACTTCCGCTTTGCCTGATTTCCTGCACAAATTCGCCGCGAACATTATAAATTCGAATTGTTGCATTTTGTGGAACATTGGTAAAGCTGATTCGCCTTTCCCCACGGCCGGTCTGTACACCTACGGGCAATGAGGGTTCATATAAACTTCTCGCGACATATGGGTTAGGCACAACCTTCACACGGTCAAGTGCGGTTTTTTCGATCTCGGATGCAATTCCAACCGATTGCGCTGTTAATTTGAACCGATCACCTGAGACAAATGGCTTGACAAACCGAACCACGAACTTATCCCCGACTTTCGGTTTCACCGCACCCGGCACACGGGTTGGCGAAAAGGTTATCACCCAACTGTAAAGAGAATCCACACCACTTGCCGGAGCAACAGGAAGAAATGGTAAAGCAATTTGTACAAGATTGGAATCTAATCGCGTGTTGACCGTATTAACGGGGAAAAAGAAGCGTGCGACTTGACCCGTCGAAAGATTTCGAACCACAAAATTACACGGCTGTGAATTAATCGTCCGATTTGCGTTGCCACGCCGAAATACCACTCGGTCACTATTTGAAGTTTCAACCACTTCAATTTCAAAATCATTGGCTTGTGCAATGGTATCAAAAGCAACATTACCAGCATCAAATGTGCCATTGTTCACTTGCTGAATACTCACTGTATATGCATTAGGCAACGGTTCACTCCCTCGAGCAACCCAACCGGATTGCTGCGGTTGATATCGAATATTGATATCATTTTCAATTGAGAGCATTAGCCCGTTAAAAATCTGACTATCTCCTACATAAAGGGTTGAATTCCTCCGATATGAACTCTGCACATTCAATGGGAAACGACTTTGTTTGATAATCGTATCAGGGCTATTGGCATTGGTCACATCGATGACTCTGAACGACGTGGTAACACGTGAAAGCTCGCGCGCATCTTGAGTATCAATTCGTCCGTTGCCATTGTTATCGATTCCATCGGTACCGGCATCACTAAATTCTACCACATATTCTTTATTCCGTACGGCCTTGGGGTCAAGTGTTGTATATCGCACACTCCCGCCGCCTATCGGAGGTTTTCCATCCGTAAGCAAAGGAGTTAATGAACCGCCGCTTCCCATTGGGGATTCAAATCCAGAAACTTTCGCTCCCGGGACAACCACAACCACATTTTGACCAAGCAGGAAATTTCCATTCCCATCAGGGCGCGCGCTGACCGGATTCTCTGCCGGATATAGCCCAAGCGCTGTATCACCACGGTTGTAAGCGACTACCGCATAGAAATAGGTTTTTCCGTTGATAACCGAAGTATCGGTATATGAGCGAACAAGTCCGGTATTGTTACCCAAATAAAAGGCGATACCTCTCGATTGTTCAAGCAAAATGGTGGTTGCAAGTGGGAAATTTCCTCGGATATCATTATCCAAGTCAAACTGGGCCAATGCCTTTAACTGCTGTGCAGGCTGCCCTCGTGAATCCGTAATGAGTAAAGCATCTGAAAAATTTGGATCCGTTGCTTTATATATTTTATATCCTTCAAAATTCTTCACTCTTAAATCAGTTGTACCTTGTGGTAGGTTTAGCCTTCGGCGAATAAATTCATCGCGATATTCTTCCGATTCACTTTCCCAATACAGAGTCACTCGTCCGTTATCGGTATAAGCTCTTACAACAGGCACTGGCTGTGGGGGACGGGCAAAATTGTAATTAGCATCATAAATCGCTTGAACAATATCGCGGTTGCTGAGGATATTGATTTCATCTGTTCCATATACTTGCGCAATCGAAAAGCGCTCGGTTTGCCCTGAACCCAAGGGGAAGTAACCTGCGCCATACATATAATCGCCATCGATGATGTTTGGCTGAATCAAATCAAAACGGCCGGGGCGGGTTGAGCGAATCATTTCAGGGATATTTCCCAAATCAAAATCGTTGTTGGTTCCAAAAGCAAAACTTGTAAGCCCAATTTGATCGGCTTCATTGACATCACGGGCATCTATGAAGAGTTCACTGCCATCTTCATTGCCGTTGTTATCAAAGGTGTCGTCACGGCGTTCGTCAATCATTGGGTAAAGTTTTTGATTGATTTCAAGAGGATCTAAAATTCCTGAACCTGCGGGGTAGCCTGTGGGATTATCGACACCAAGTTGAATATAATCGATGTACCGAAGTGGTGTAAGATTTCGTGAACGTGATTGTTGAGTAATTAAATCAAATTCCGTTACTCTTCTGTCCACATGAAGGATATAATTTTCATCGATGAGTCCGTTAAGGTTATCATCAAATGAATTGTTAGAAACTTCTGATAGTACTTTGCCGGGACCAATCACATACGATTTTCCAAGTGAAACAACGGTGGTATCATTAGAAGGAACTCGGAGAAACCTCCGTTGATAAACAGTAATTTCGCTGTTGTATTTTACAATTGGCTTCCGAACCCGTTCAATCACAATTACCGGATCACCGGCTTGCAATACCCGTCGGAATTGAAATTCATCTCGACCACTTTCGGGGTTTGTGGTTTTGGTATTGACATCATAATCATAGGGACCTGAACCGCCGTTTATATTGAATTGTGCCGGTGTGAGTGAAGTATTTCGACCCGAGAGCGTCCAATCATCATCATTATCTATTCCATCAAATGAATTTCCGGGGCTTTCCAAAAAGGCAAGTCCTAATAAACCGGGCGGGAATCGAGCATCCCAAGTTCCGGGGACATTTTGCGGAGAGGTGGCGCGGCTATAAGTAATCGAGCGACTTTGATCAAAGAAGGTAACTCCTCCCGCTGCTGGTCCACCGCCAATATTAGTTCCTACAACCGATCCGAAGAAGACTTTATCATAGTCAAACTTCGAATCGTTCTTAATATCATAAATCCAGAAGATATTGTCTTGAGCAAGAAAGTTGGAGAATTGAAGGCCGCGGATTGAGACGACAAGCCCTGCGCCATAACGGCGAGTATCGCCCGGGTAGGGTTGATAACCGTAGGCATCAAACCATTGCCGATCTGTTCCATCGGTTGTCACAAAATAGCTTTCTTGATCGGCATTAGTAATTCCTCGGCCAAAGTAACCGTTCCATTGTGCAAGACCGGTTCGATCATCAATCCAAGTCGGTTGATCAGGCCAACGGTCGGGCCAAGTGTTCGTGAGGTGACTC is from Chloroherpetonaceae bacterium and encodes:
- the fucP gene encoding L-fucose:H+ symporter permease, with translation MNSPIGTQPQTLSQESNKNYTPAFITVTTLFFMWGFLTCLNDILIPHLKSVFELSFVQAAMVQFTFFSAYFIMSLPAGKVIAKVGYKSGIVIGLSTAGVGALLFYPAAAFLYYPFFLLALFVLATGITLLQVAANPYVSVLGKPETASSRLNLAQAFNSLGTTIAPAVGGLLILSGTIKTAEELQAMTPEAMSMYKLSQATLVQLPYIGLAIALFILAGAMAFFNLPTISTVEGNEKEESSFGEVLREKQLAFGALGIFLYVGGEVSIGSYLVNFIGLEEIAGLPENQAAAYVSYYWGGAMIGRFIGSYLLTVIKPGRLLGAFAITAALLVFGTLMTKGSMAMFLILSVGLMNSIMFPTIFTLGIDGLGQKTNAGSSIMIMAIVGGAILPVLMGAMADSIGLHQAFWLPLLCYVYIAYYGFIGSQHR
- a CDS encoding PorV/PorQ family protein; this translates as MRLKVNGRMKRTSALFLAMIIAIIGGMNRQEIHAQSRVATTAAQFLGIGIGPRAVAMGGAQIASRPDVMSLYWNPAGIARNDGLQIGSVHSVWLAGTSINWAGLTAKTGFGTFGIGATLLSSGDIERTTEAQPDGTGEFFSTNDLAIQFSYAVSLTDQFSIGGSLKFINQSIWRASAQGVALDLGLLYNIEDRLRVAATMYNFGTQMAMSGNGLLITASSGTGAAGENNGIPAMLGTESWNLPLVFKIGLSYDLIKDNENLLIIALDGVAPNDNDSYFNLGAEYGWHDLLYFRVGYNTLFLNEAETGLAFGLGVKYMLAGLNFRFDYSYQTFGRLSAPQWLSLSLQF